The following are encoded in a window of Tessaracoccus flavescens genomic DNA:
- the msrB gene encoding peptide-methionine (R)-S-oxide reductase MsrB, which translates to MTTNDYRKTPELLSRLSDEQHRVTQQDGTEPAYRNEYWDNHEPGIYVDIVSGQPLFSSTDKYDSGTGWPSFTAPIAADAVATKVDRTHGMIRTEVRSAGADSHLGHLFHDGPAAAGGQRYCMNSAAMRFVPASRLVEEGYGQFGALFDTDQDSTKGANA; encoded by the coding sequence GTGACCACCAACGACTACCGCAAGACCCCTGAGTTGCTCAGCCGCCTGAGCGACGAGCAGCATCGGGTGACGCAGCAGGACGGCACAGAGCCGGCCTATCGGAACGAGTACTGGGACAACCACGAGCCTGGCATCTACGTCGACATCGTCTCGGGTCAGCCGCTGTTCTCGTCCACCGACAAGTACGACAGCGGCACGGGATGGCCGAGTTTCACGGCGCCCATCGCCGCCGACGCTGTCGCGACCAAGGTGGATCGGACGCACGGCATGATCCGCACAGAGGTGCGCTCGGCGGGCGCCGACAGCCATCTTGGGCACCTATTCCACGACGGACCCGCCGCCGCCGGGGGGCAGAGGTACTGCATGAACTCGGCCGCGATGCGCTTCGTTCCTGCCTCCAGGCTTGTCGAGGAGGGCTACGGCCAGTTCGGTGCACTGTTCGACACCGACCAGGACTCTACGAAGGGAGCCAACGCATGA
- a CDS encoding carboxymuconolactone decarboxylase family protein translates to MSEPGTEDPKPVLGSLRFENTRFDPDLTPFHELARDMATQFGYAAELSGDRALLQLLRLRVAQLNPCSYCLILHAEVAARIGIRSEQAAHLASWRESTMYSPGQRAALAYCEGLTSFRHEEIPALHEELRLHFTEREVAEIAAVVINMNVWTRLKLAQGATPSLASKESP, encoded by the coding sequence ATGTCTGAGCCCGGCACCGAAGACCCGAAACCGGTACTCGGGAGTCTCCGGTTCGAGAACACTCGCTTCGACCCAGACCTCACGCCGTTCCACGAACTCGCAAGAGACATGGCCACGCAATTCGGCTACGCCGCAGAGCTGTCGGGAGACCGTGCCCTGCTACAGCTCCTCCGTCTGCGCGTCGCACAGCTAAACCCCTGCTCGTACTGCCTGATTCTCCACGCCGAGGTGGCGGCCAGGATCGGGATCCGGTCCGAACAAGCCGCACACCTGGCGTCGTGGCGTGAGAGCACCATGTACTCGCCCGGGCAGAGAGCCGCGCTCGCCTACTGCGAAGGTCTCACCTCGTTCCGTCACGAGGAGATTCCGGCCCTACATGAAGAACTGCGGCTTCACTTCACGGAGCGCGAAGTCGCAGAGATCGCCGCGGTCGTCATCAACATGAACGTGTGGACCCGCCTGAAGCTAGCTCAGGGTGCCACTCCGAGCCTGGCGTCAAAGGAGTCGCCATGA
- a CDS encoding RNA polymerase sigma factor encodes MSHAPVNASELSCAEYTEELTQFRMGLLDEADTEVAQQHLYACPDCRLFTHQVETVTDLVADAEPHDLPHLPDSVSLLLHDIVDGEAERPSDPSEITRLLFGLARSLAPHAAEDLVQETLLSAFEESPRGLDPLSLARDLADRAFAEPEPMVRSLGDYRTRAENQTAELDPDADTAEFFYPDFYDIGPDAGRHIDAPNRWGQTSTLSPDDEVFTTDLYRVVDGAIARLADPLGQLVQLVDINDVSLADAAYVLRLDKVDAVDALHRARIHLRGVVNEYMAVRA; translated from the coding sequence ATGAGCCACGCACCAGTCAACGCGAGCGAGCTGTCATGCGCCGAGTACACCGAGGAACTCACCCAGTTCCGAATGGGTCTTCTGGATGAAGCCGACACCGAGGTGGCCCAGCAACATCTCTACGCGTGCCCGGACTGCCGGCTGTTCACGCACCAGGTCGAGACCGTCACTGATCTCGTCGCTGATGCCGAACCGCATGATCTGCCCCATCTGCCCGACAGTGTCTCGCTCCTACTTCACGACATCGTCGACGGCGAGGCCGAGAGGCCCAGCGATCCCAGTGAGATCACTCGCCTCCTCTTTGGACTCGCCCGGAGTCTCGCCCCACACGCTGCGGAAGACCTGGTCCAAGAGACTCTGCTCTCAGCATTCGAGGAAAGCCCAAGGGGGCTGGACCCCCTGTCGCTCGCCCGGGACCTAGCCGATCGAGCATTCGCTGAGCCTGAGCCAATGGTACGGAGCCTCGGCGACTATCGAACAAGAGCCGAGAACCAGACCGCCGAGCTGGATCCCGACGCTGATACTGCGGAGTTCTTCTACCCCGACTTCTACGACATTGGACCCGATGCTGGACGCCACATTGACGCGCCGAACCGCTGGGGCCAGACCAGTACCCTGAGCCCGGACGACGAGGTGTTCACCACCGATCTGTATCGAGTGGTGGACGGCGCCATCGCACGTTTGGCCGATCCGCTCGGCCAGTTGGTACAACTCGTCGACATCAATGACGTGTCACTGGCGGACGCGGCTTACGTGCTTCGCCTCGACAAGGTCGATGCCGTCGACGCTCTGCATCGCGCTCGGATACACCTCCGCGGCGTCGTCAACGAGTACATGGCTGTCAGAGCGTGA
- the msrA gene encoding peptide-methionine (S)-S-oxide reductase MsrA: MTSGTNDSGEITQVSGAETAVLAGGCFWGMQDLIRRQPGILGTRVGYTGGQNEHPTYRDHPGHAEAIEVVFDPSKTSYRDILALFFQIHDPSTLNRQGNDRGTSYRSAIFPVTSEQERIARDTIADVNASGLWPGKAVTSIEPVGPFWEAEPEHQDYLEKYPSGYTCHFPRDGWVLPERSSPSVAT; the protein is encoded by the coding sequence ATGACCAGCGGGACCAACGACAGCGGAGAGATCACGCAGGTCTCGGGAGCGGAGACGGCCGTTCTGGCGGGCGGGTGCTTCTGGGGCATGCAGGACCTGATCCGTCGCCAGCCGGGCATCCTCGGAACCCGCGTCGGGTACACGGGTGGGCAGAACGAACACCCGACCTACCGCGACCACCCAGGCCATGCGGAGGCGATCGAGGTCGTCTTCGACCCTTCGAAGACGAGCTATCGGGACATCCTGGCGCTGTTCTTCCAGATCCATGATCCCTCGACGCTGAACCGTCAGGGGAACGACCGGGGCACGAGCTACCGGTCCGCGATCTTTCCGGTGACGTCGGAGCAGGAGCGGATCGCCCGCGACACGATCGCGGATGTGAACGCATCGGGTCTGTGGCCGGGTAAGGCGGTTACCAGTATCGAGCCGGTCGGTCCGTTCTGGGAGGCGGAGCCCGAGCACCAGGACTACCTGGAGAAGTATCCGAGCGGCTACACGTGCCACTTCCCCCGCGACGGCTGGGTGCTACCGGAGCGGAGTTCGCCCAGCGTGGCCACATAG
- a CDS encoding GNAT family N-acetyltransferase, which translates to MNEPEDLGQVTGSMDPQDQNQAGGAFTDTGARHHEPDARSTNLENGTSFSIAVDAQASAFVATKDGVEFGAVPFADKNGRVTLLATSILPDYRGQGLATELTRRVLDSIRAEGKSATVRCPVFRSFIERNPEYAAMVAIPGDGRDGRGDV; encoded by the coding sequence ATGAACGAACCCGAGGACCTGGGTCAGGTGACAGGAAGTATGGACCCACAGGACCAGAATCAGGCTGGTGGCGCCTTCACGGACACAGGCGCACGGCATCACGAGCCCGATGCCAGGTCGACGAACCTCGAGAACGGCACGTCGTTCTCGATCGCAGTAGATGCTCAGGCCAGCGCCTTCGTCGCAACCAAGGATGGCGTCGAGTTCGGAGCCGTCCCGTTCGCGGACAAGAACGGCAGAGTGACGCTGCTGGCGACCTCGATCCTGCCGGACTACCGAGGACAGGGCTTGGCGACCGAACTCACCCGCAGAGTGCTGGACAGCATCCGCGCGGAGGGCAAGAGCGCGACCGTGAGGTGCCCCGTGTTCCGGTCCTTCATCGAGCGCAACCCCGAGTACGCCGCCATGGTAGCCATTCCGGGCGATGGACGGGACGGTCGGGGCGATGTCTGA